Genomic DNA from Equus caballus isolate H_3958 breed thoroughbred chromosome 10, TB-T2T, whole genome shotgun sequence:
TGGTGCCCCTACCTGAAAAGAAGATGCAGAGTGTGACCCCAGTGCGGACCCCACAGCCTCTGCCCCTCAAAGTCCCGCTAGAGGACTCTAGCCCAACCAGGGCCCACCAAGTGAGTGTGGGTGCCCCATTGTCCTCCTGGAACATGGGCGGGACTTTTTGTATTTTAGTCAGAGAGAGGGGATGGTTTGAATTCCCTTCCTCCAGCTTTACTTGTTGTTTTACAAAGTTGGTAAAATgacatcctttttttcttttttggtgaggaagatgggccctgagctaacatctgttgccaattttcctctcctttgcatgaggaagattgccattgagctaacgtctgtgccaatcgtcctctattttatgtgggatgctgccacagcacggctgactagcagtgctaggtctgtgcctgggatctgggcccgtgaccctgggctgtggaatctgagtgcataaacttaaccactatgccactgggccagcccccattataccccttttttatatatatataatatataaaatttggaCAGGACTTCCCATCCAacttttttgtatattaaaaGAAGAGTGCAATTCCAATTTCCCCCCAAGGAACAAAGCATTTattaaggtatttttaaaaaaagttaaggtGGGACCTCCTTATTCTTTTCcataaaaattgacaaaacttccattttctctcccaaGTGGGATGGAATGTCTTCTTCCCTGTAAAAGTTGGGTTGTTGCATGTCTTATCTCTCCCAAGGGTGGCTAGACATTTCTTCCCCCTGCAAATGGAGAGAACCCAGCTAATTTCTGAATGGTGTGCACTGGTGCTAGAAAAGGGCCAGTCATGTCACATCTGGGGTGACCCCTGAGGTCATCCTCCaccacccctcctctctcttccaggTCACCGACCCCAGTCCAGTCATCACTGCAGGTGGGGGCCGGAAGACTGTTCGAACAGCCACGCAGGTGTGACCAGGGCTGGGTGCCCGCTCCGTGCAGGACTTTTGGGGCGGGACTTCCTGTTTTGCCCCCTGCAGCAGGCAGGGCCTTCCTGTCCTGCTACCACTAAGGGTTGGCGCCAGAAGTGGGACTTCCTGGCTGCCTCTCAGCGCAGAGAAAGACTCTACCTGAATTTGTGCAACTAAGGAGATGGGACTCCTGGGCTGGGAGAGACTCCTGCCCATCTAACAGTGTGGTCTGCACAACCTCAAGCCATGCCGGCCCTGGGTGGACTGTGCTGCTCTGAGCCAGGGAGGGGCCCAGCCTACTTCTCTGCAATGGTCTTTGTCCATccactctgcctcctccaggTCACGCCGCACCCGGCTCCCAGAGTCTTCCTCTTAAAACCGATCAGatccatctctcttctctttaaaCCCTCCTAGGGCTACCCATTGCCTTGCAGACATTGTCCAGACGTCTCCTGTGACTTTGAAAGCCCAGTAGTCTGGACTCTGTCAGCCTCTTGGATCTCCCCTTCCAGTACTTTTCCCCTCTGACACTCCAGTAGCACAGGCTGCCTCTCCACCACACTTTATTTTGCCCCCAGGCAGTGGCCCCTAGAGTTGACTCTGCCTGGAGCACGGCTCTTTCCCGTGTGTGGTTCATTTCTCAAGTGTGAGCCCAACCattactgtctttatttttttctttttttctgctctatttcccAACcgcgccgccccccccccccccccccccccccccccccggtacatagttgtgtatcttagttgcaggtccctctagctGCGGGATGCGGGACGccatctcaacgtggcctgacgagtggtgccatgtccgcgcccaggatccgaaccctgggccgccacagcggagcgcgtgaacttaaccactgggccacggagccggcccccaacCATGACTGTCTTAGGGACCCTTCCCTAACCCCTGCCTCGTCATGATTAGGTCCCAGAGTCCCTGAACATCCCGCTTCTCCTAAGTAAATACGTAATTATCGGTTTAGCCTCTGACTTCTTCTCTAAACTGAGAGCCTGGTGAAGGCAGAGACTGTGCCATTATCCCCAGCTCTTaacacagagcctgacacacagtaggcaatcaataaatacTGGTTGACTGATCAAATGTTTTGGCTGAGCTGGCTGTGGCTCTCTCCAGCACGTTGTCTTCCTTTTTAGCTGGGTTTCTCATTGGAAATTTAGAGAGTGTGTCAATGAAGATTCTTTTGGCTgcaaggaacaaaataaatagtGGCAAGAAATCTGGAGGTGGGTGGTTTCAGGCTGGCTCAGCAACTTAGTGACCCCATCAAGGACTTGAAGTCTTTGCATCCTTCTGCTCTGCCACCCTCAGTGGGTTGGCATGTTGTCTCATGtagcaagatggctgctgcagctccaggtATTACATCTCCATACAACTATAtctgaagagaaaaggaagggaacaagtttcctttcccctccccctcccctcaacCAACCTCATGAATGGGGAGAAAACTTTCCTGGAAGCCTTCCAGCAAACTTCCCTTGTGTCTCATTGACCAAAACCTGGCCACATtactgcaaaggaggctgggaaactAAATCTCTCAGCCTGTGTCATGGAAGGTGGGTCTGACAgccaagaagaaagaggaagcaaaTGCTAAAGCATAGGCGACCACCATCCATCTCAGGGAGGAAAGGATATGAGGCATTCTGGTTAAAGACTGGGGTGAAAGAGGCCCTTGGGAAATAGAGCTCTTGGATCCTTTGAAAAAGTGAGGGCTGGGGTCCTGGGTACCTGGACCCTCTAAATCTCTTCTATAACATCAGAGTTTCATTTCGTTTTTAGTCACTAGAGACTGTGATTTACTATCATATTAGTGTCTAAAAGAACACCTAACACAAATCCACTTAAACATGCAGGGGACTTTATTGCTTATGTAAATGAAGGTGGCCATCAGGTAAGTTTTGATCCAGCTGCTCAAATGATGTCCTCAAGGACTCAGTTTTTCTAGACACTCCACTCTGCATTCCATGGTGTTTCTCTCATTCTCAGGCCCCAGATGCTGTCTTCCCCATCACTGCTGTCCCACAGACCCCAGACCTCTCCACGTGATGGAGAAAAGCAGCCCTGCAGATCTAGACCTCATGTCATTCAGCCACATTATCCAGCAGAGCATCTCCTTGTGCCTCCATACAACCCTGGTTGTCACTCTCTCATTGGCCTGACTGGGTCACGTGCCCACCACTGAACCCATCACTTTGGGAAATGGGCTATGTCGGGTGGCTTAAGCCAATCAGGGGCCACCCCTGCAATGGGTCAATGTCAAATCTACCAAGGAGAAATCGGAGAGGGTAGGAATGATGCTGGGGAGGCAACACCAAATGACCACGACTCTGCCCTCCACTCACCCAAATCCTCAATGACACTGACAGCTGCAGGCAGAGACTTTGGAAAAAGGCGTTTATTGGTGTGGTGGTCTCAACACTCCCCATGAATCGGAACACACGGCCCCCAgggcccccccgccccctcccttgCATCCCTCCCCCTCCCGTCCCTGTCCCCCGGACCCTGGGAATGGAAGACGATGTGGGATGGGGCCCACGCCCCTGTCTGAGGTACAGTCACTGCCCCTtgccccagcccctgctctgCCCTCGTGCCCCCCAAGCtctgggtggtgtggttccgggtGGGTGATTATAGAGGGTCTCCTGGGAGTTGGAGCTGGTGCCTTGACATCTTGATCTGGGCTGGGGATGTCTGTGTGATGCCTCTCTCCCTCGCGTTGTGGGATGTGGTGTGGCCAGGGTGGGGTATTCCTACAATCAGAGCTGAGGTCGCAGCCTCTCAGCGCCCCCTCCCGATGACAGTTGCCCACCCTTGAGGGAACAACAGCTGGTCACCAGCTACAGGACAGCTGGAGCCAGGGGGCTATTGCTGGTCACAGTCGctggtgcgtgtgtgtgtgtgtctatctgaGTGTGTGTGAGGGCGGTCAGGTCAGCCTTTGCGAGGTACAGTTGGTGGAGAGGCAGGGGGTGGCAGGCCAGCAAGCCCACACCTGTGGGTCGGCTGCAGGGGCACTGAGGGCAGCTGGCTGGCGCTGCAGGTGGCGGGCGGAGTGGGGGGGTGTGGGCAGGGCAAAGCTCTGAGACAGACAGGTGACTACAGGCACCAGCCTGACAGTAAAATGGAAGCACCGATTGGCCCAGGAGGGGGCCAGAAAGTCCAGGGTCGGGGGACAGGGAAAGTGGGAAGGTCTCAGGCCGCTGAGCCAGTGATGGGGCCTCTGGCTGCAGGCAGCTGGTGGTTGACAGCAGGGAGGCCCGGAGCCAAGATGAGATCCCCCACCTGCTAGCAAAGGCTGAATGACAGCTCAACAGGGGAGCGTGACACCCCTCCCCAGTCGCCACCAGAGACACCCTCTCaacagggaggggcggggcggtgTGCGTGCATATATCGGGAAAGCAGGGAGCCTGGAAACATCTCACAGCTTCTACCACGAAGCCCTTATACCTACCTCAGCCAGAGGTGagaggcagcagggctgggagtgGTGGACGTGGGGGCGTCGGGGGAGGGAAGATCGCTGAGCCCCCTTCcttacccacccacccacacacacagacgcacacgTGCGGGCTCACGCTCACACACACCCACTACACACACGCGATCCGGTCGACAGCCTGAGCTAAGAGAGGGGTGTGGGGTGGCCGGGGGTGAGTCACAATCGGAAACGTGAAGGGTGGCGAGAATGGCTGTAGAAAGATGCATAATTTTGCGTTATCCCTCACAGTGATGGGTTCTCTAaagatctttcttcttcctctttctcctctcttcttcctcggTGGCCGAGAGCTCTTCCGCCCCCTCGAGACCCACGGCGCTTGCTCCCCTATTCTCTCCCTCTCGGCCTCAGGCCCCCCGCAGCGGGAGGCAGCTGCTCTGGGTTCTTCCTACATCCTCCACCACAGCCAGCCCAGGGCGGAGAGGAGGGTCAGGGGCCCTGGGGGCCTCGGGGCCGAGTTCTCCAGGGATCCTGGGCCTGCGGAAAGAGAGAGGGTCACGGGAGGAGGCCCGGGAGGGGAGACGCCTTGTCTCTGTGGGTCTCGTCCGAGCCTTCCTCTCCAGGGgcccctctgggcctctctcACTCAGCGTGCCTGCTCTTCTGACTGTTTTGAGTCTTAGCATCTCGCGGAGCATTTGTCTCTCTGCCGCTCAGTCTCACTTCTGTCTTTCTCACATCTTCTCCACCTCGTTTTCACGGTCTCAGCCTGGGGCTCTcggtgtctgtctgtctgtcgtACAGTTTCCGTCTGTCCAGCATTGCCAGCGCGCGTCTTAGAGTCAGCGCGTCCCCAACTGCACTCTTGACTTTTCTCCCCCAGACTGGCTACtgctctccccgcccccacccagtATTTCTCTGTTTCAACACTTCATAAATCCGCATCCACCCAGCCGCTCAAGCCAGAACTCTGGAAGCACCTCGACCccacttccctcttccctccacttCCAGAACATCTCACGGATCCAGAGACCCTGTGCCACCCGCCACCGCTCCTGGCCTGGGGTTTGGGGcagcctcctctctggcctcGCTGCCTTCCTCTCGCGCCCCCTACAGTCCACCCCTCAAATAGTAGTCTAAGTGATTCTCTTTAGAAGCGTCAACTGCGTGCCATTCTTCTGCTTAACAGCCTCCAGTGGCCTCGCCCTGCAGTAGAATACAATCCAAAATCCTTACCACGGCCCATGAGACtggctctcccttcctctttaacCTCAGGCTCCACGTGATCACTCTGCTGGGGTCCTGCTAGCCTCCTGGCTGTGCCTTTGCAcacgctgttccctctgcccgcaGAGCTCTTCCCGCAAGTCTTGGCAAAGTGGGCTTCCTCTTACCGTTCTCGTCTCAGTTCAAATGTTACCTCTCCAGGAAGCTTTCTTGGAGCATCCCCAAccctattatttattttctccgtAGCCCTTATCGATATCCAAAATtactttttgcttatttatgtggGTAcgtatttgtttgctttttatttgatttatgcCTACTTGTTTATTGCTTTCCTACTACTACTAGATTGTGAACTCTGCGAGTCCCCAGACCTTGTCTCATTTGTGCGTTGTGGTATCCCCCCAGCGCCCAACACCCGACCCTTAGTGGCGCTCAGTGAATCGATATTCATCCAAGCGATCGGTTTCTTGTTCAGTCGCATCGCTTGAGTCTCAGCGTCTCTTTCCTGAATTCGGGGTCGATCTGGGGCTGTCCCAGCGTCTCTGCTGCCCCGGCCTCACCCATTCTGCCCTGACCCCGCCCACTCCACATAGGCCCCGCCCACTCGGCCATGACCCCGCCCACTCGGCCCCGGGCTCCTCCCGCCGCCCCACCCCCCGCGCATTcttcccaggccccgcccctcccgccaCCCGGCCGCCTCGCTGGACGCACGCAGGAGCCGCATGGAGGCGCTGGACACTCCCAGCCGGTTGGCGGCGCGACACGTGTAGTTGCCGTAATGCCGGGCGCTCACGTTGGCGAAGAGAAGCATCGAGCGGGTGCGCTCCGTCTGCACCTTCAGGCCCTCGGCGGTGCCGCTGCTCAGCCTGCCGGGCACCTGGGTCAGGAACCGGACCCCTCGGGGCGCAGAGCCCAACCCCTGACTCTTAGGCTCCCCGATTCTGCCCCCTACCCCAGCGACCCCTAGCCTCGGGTTCTGGCTCCCTGTGGACCCCGGGCCGCTCTCACCGACGCCCCTCTGCAGGTTCCCCAGCCCCTCAGGGGCACTGGATTCTCCCGGTCTGTGCCCCCAATCTCTAGAGGCTCCCAGACCCTGCTGGACCCCGACGCCAGATGTCCCCTAAACCTTCCCCGCCAGATCCACAGCATCGACCCCCGACCTTCTCCCTGAATAGCCCAAGGAACGTTCATGATGGCGGGACCCGAGTTTCCAGAAAGTCCCCACAATCTCGCCAGGGCCCAGCGGACCCCATCACCTGGAAGCTggaccaccccccacccacccgcCAGTTCTGGAGACCTAGAACTCCGCTATCTTCCGCGCGCCCCCTCATCCCCCCAGCCCAAGGGACCAAgaaccgcacccccccctccccggccccgTGCTGTCCTCACAGTCTGTCATCCTTGTACCACTGGAAGTCCGCGGGGGGCACCGCCATGGCTTCGCAGCGCAGGAGGGCGGCCCGGCCCAGGGCCGTGCGGGCGCTGGTCACATCCGTGATGGTTGGAGGATCTGCGGGGGTGAGAGTCAGCAGATTCTCCTAGCCAGGTGGGGACTGAGGGTCCTGGCCCcagccctctcctgcctccttcccaagAGTCcggtccccagcccctcctccctcagacccttCCTCTCCAGGGACCCGGGGCCCGCCTCCCCTTCGTGCGAGGTGCCGGGGGGCTCACAGTTGACTGTGACCAGCACGCGGCGGCTGTCGGGCGCCGAGTTAACCCCGTTGTGAGTCACACACTCATACTCCCCGGCCTGGCCCCGCTGGATGTCGGAAATCTCAAGGATCTCGCCCTCCGAGGTGAAGCCgtctgtggggggaggggagggcagggggcagggccgGACACAAACACTTAACACGGGACAACACGGCACAACACGGACACACATCAGCGGGGCGGGCACCGCAGGGCCTTGGGTGCCCGGGTCAGTGGGGGCCTCCTGgtaggggtggggcagggagtgaGGTTCTGGGGCTTGGTAACtaggacccagagagaggggccCTAGAATTTGAGGGTCAGGGGATCCAGGGATCTGGGAGCTCATGACCCAGCTCACAGGGCTCAGAGGACCCAGTGGGGAGGATCCTAGGATCTTGGGACTCAGAAAGATCCGAGGAATACAGACCCAAAGGGGGAAGGTCCAGAGTTCTGGGATCTAGCTTGGGGGTTCCAGGGAATCAGGAATTGGTGATTGGGATCAGCGATCCAGCTATGTGGAGTCTTACGACAGATCTCCAGGCTCAGAAGACCCTTTGGCATTCAGGGCTTCTGGGGATCCAGGATCTCAAGAGCAGGATTGTGGGGCTCAGATGACTCAGTGGGGGAGGAGCCAGGGATCTGAGACCTAGGTATCAGGTTCAGGGGTCTCAGGGGATCCAGTGATTGGCACCTTTGGCCTCCGAAGACCCAGCGAATGATGATCTAGGGATCTGGGAACTGGTGGTGGGGATCCAGGTAAAAAGGGCAGTGGGAGAAGTCTGGGATCTGGGAGGTCATGTTCAGGGACCTTGGCCCCATGTTCGGGGGTAGACTAGAGCACTGGTGCTCCATCATCAGAATCTCCCAAAGGGCTTGTTAAAGCAGACTGTGGCCGTGGTGGAGGGGGCACTTCTGATTCATGAGGGCTGGGTAGGCCAAGAATGtgcatttccagcaagttccCAGTGGTGCTGATGCTGtgggtctggggaccacactttgaaaaccactgggctGGTGCATCCAACAGAGGAGATAAAGTGATGCGACCAGGAGACTGGACCGTGGGCCGGGGCACTGGCTGTACCCTGGCTCAGCCATCTAGTGGTGGGGATCTGAGTCCGGGAGAATCCTGTGGGCTGTGGGGAGAGACTGGGatattgggggtggggatggggggcaAGCTGGGGTCTAGCTGGAGATCAGGGTGGGAGGGGGAAATCAAGTCATCACAAGGGTTGGGGGGATCAGGAATGGGGGAAGGGCGATTCTGGGAATCTAGCTAGGGATACAGGGAGTCGAGGGGCCCAAACTGTGGAGTCGGGGAAGGGGCTTTGGGTCAGGGGTGGGGTCCTCACCTCGGAGCTGCCTCCAGGTGACCGTGGGCTCTGGCCGCCCCACAGCCAGACAAAGCAAGTTCACATTGCCTCCCTCATTCACCGTCACAGGCGAGGAGATGTTCACGATGCGGGCGGGGACTGCAGGCCAGTGGGGGGAGAGGTCAGCCAGAGGTTGGATATGGGCTCCCAGGAACCAGAAGTccaggcctccagcccctcctcccgcaGACCCAAGAGTCCAGCACATTCCCTATGTCTTTCTGTAAGAATTCCTCTGTTCTTCCTCTGGGTCTGGCTCCTTGTCTACCTGCTGGTcctctgtctttgtcattctttctcagtttctgtctctctctccaccttcaTCCTAGCTTGGTTTCTCTATCTTCTGGTCTGAattcctccctccccatctctaTTTTTACTTatgtattatcattattattttgaaaatttaacaaaTACACCTATGGTGCTTACTGGGTGGCAGACCCTGTTCTCAGTGTTTTATACAAATTAACTCGTTCAGCCCTCATTATCCCGCTCTGGGGTAGATGTTGCTATATTCATCAATTCTAAGACATCGGGGTGTTTTTCCCCCCATTTGAACATTTCTCCAATCAAGCTGGCCTTATAATGTAAGATGCCAGAGTTTAAttgatagggtttttttttttccttttctagcaGAGCATAAAATAAAGGTGCCCCTTCCAGTTGACGATGTCTTGGGTTGGGTGCATGACAGCGTCATCCCATCTTGCAGATGAGGGGTCTGAGACTGCCCTGCTTGTTCAGGGTCCCTCGGCTGGTGACTGGTGGCACTGAGGTTGGAACCTGGGTGGCCTGGCCCACGCTGGGCTGTGTCTGGGCCCTGTGTCTCTGagtggcccctgccctccagacCCATTCTGATGCCATGGGAGGCAGCCTCCTGAGCTCGGTCCCCTCATCCCTCTCTGCCTGCTGCCCCGCTGTGGATCTCTGCAgccccctctctcctgctctgaaTTCTGGCGCATCGAGCCAGAATTGTCCCTTGTCCATCGAGCCACAATTGTCCCTGCACACCTGACTCATTTTCTCCCCCAGCCCTTTCACGTGCTGTCCCTTTTCCTGTGCCAGCTCTGTGCCCAGCTGAAGGTCTCAGCTCGGACGTTATGTCTGGGAAGCCACTTCTCCTTGGAAAGTCACCTCCAAAGGGGCTGGGACAACCTGCCTGGCTCCGTCTCTATCCTCAGTGCCTTGAGCAATGCctgtacacagcaggtgctcaataaatagggCTGAGCAAATGAATGTGGTCTTCCTCTGAGCACCCCCTCGCCTGCCCTAGAAGCTGTCACGTTGAAGGGTCACTATCTGTGGGACTGACCCTCCCTCTGCTTGTGAAACCCTCAAGGGCAGGGTGTGTCTGCCTTCCACACGGATGTGCCCCTGGGACTGGGGAGTAGGCACTTGGTGAATACACGTGAGTCCCCTCGATCCTGTGACCTCCACCCCCCCGGACCCCCAGGGCCTCTGCCGAGGGCTCACCGTGGACGATGAGGTAGACCTGAGTGGTGTACGGCTGATGGCGGGTCTGGAAGGAGCAGGTGTAGAGGCCCTCGTCGCCCAGCCCCACCTGCGTGATGAGGATGGAGAACTCCTCGGGCGTGTTAATGAGCAGCCGCACCCGCGGGTCACTGGTCCAGCGGTCATTGCCCGCATACAGGATGTTGGAGCGGTTCAGCCAGGCCACGCGGGTCACATGCTCGTCGATGAAGCAGCTGTTGGGGAGGACGAAGTGGGGAAGGTTCTTCTCTCCCCCATCCCAGCTGGCCCTCCAGGTTCCCCTGTTGCAGGACTGGGAAGCGGGGAGAGAAAGGCCCATACCTCTCCAGTTCCCACTGCAGCCCTGTGAGGCAGAGGTGACTCCCCCTCTACCCACTCaggtgggtaaactgaggctcagagagggaaagccaTGAGCCCAAGGCACAATGGAATGGTAGTTGATGGTTACTGAGTGATTGCTGTGTACCAGAGACCCGAGAAGAGGTGTCTGGGGCACTctgagagagagggacagagatgcagagagagggggacagagacccagagagagggggacagggacccagagagagggggacatggacccagagagagggggacatggacccagagagagggtgacagagacccagagagagggtgacagagacccagagagagggggacagagacccagagagagggtgacagagacccagagagagggggacacggacccagagagagggggacggggacccagagagagggggacacggacccagagagagggagacagagacccagggagagggggacagggacccagagagagggggacacggacccagagagagggggacagagacccagagagagggggacagggacccagagagagggggacagggacccagagagagggggacagggacccagagagagggggacagagacccagagagagggggacagggacccagagagagggggacagggacccagagagagggggacagggacccagagagagggggacagcgaccgagagtggggagaggagagtcTGGGGGAATAATACTCCTGGCGTTCATGTATTAAGCTG
This window encodes:
- the IGLON5 gene encoding igLON family member 5 codes for the protein MPPPAPGARLRLLAAAALAGLAVISRGLLSQSLEFSSPADNYTVCEGDNATLSCFIDEHVTRVAWLNRSNILYAGNDRWTSDPRVRLLINTPEEFSILITQVGLGDEGLYTCSFQTRHQPYTTQVYLIVHVPARIVNISSPVTVNEGGNVNLLCLAVGRPEPTVTWRQLRDGFTSEGEILEISDIQRGQAGEYECVTHNGVNSAPDSRRVLVTVNYPPTITDVTSARTALGRAALLRCEAMAVPPADFQWYKDDRLLSSGTAEGLKVQTERTRSMLLFANVSARHYGNYTCRAANRLGVSSASMRLLRPGSLENSAPRPPGPLTLLSALGWLWWRM